The window TGTATATGATAGCCGAAGAATGCTTTCTCTCTCCCACCCACAAGGCATGATGCTTGTCGAGAATAAATTAGATTAATTACACTGATATGAACTGATATCTATGCTTCAGTGTTCACATAAACATCCGTCGATCTATAGCTTCTTCGTTGTACTGTTCTCATCAAACTCTGGTCCTCCGTCCTCACCATCTGCAGGATCTCAATTGAAGGATGAAGTCAGGATGCGCAGTGCTGCATCCACAACATCGGCAAAGGCACCACCAACACTCATATCAGTTTCTGGATCAAATGGGTATGGCTTCATAGTCTCTGTAGCTTCCAAGATTTCATCCATCGGTATCTCTGGCTTCGATCTCTCTACAGGTGTAATGGGTTTGAAATACTTCCATGGATCTGCACAGTACTCCTGCAGTAAAACAACACCATCGAACTGCATCAACTCCATTATTCCCAAGCTTGAAGGTTCAGAGGTAGTACGAAGAAGAAACCTCACCTGGTCTGCGTGCATCTTTCTCACAAACAATCTAAATACGTTGAAGTTAATTCTCTTCAGTAACTCATCTGATAGTCTGAGATATGTCATTGCTAGAACTCTTAGCTTTGGCCTGCCATTTCTGCTGACTCCATTTGGCCTAGCATTCTTCAAGATCTGGTTATACCCCCTTCTGTCATATCTGCTAAGAGCATTTTCGCATGCCACTTCGATCCCCTCTCTCCATGCTGCACTGAACACCTGACATCAATTCCCAAGCACCTAGTAACTCATGTCTTGTGCTCTGTaatctgatggtggtggtggctttTACCTGTCGAACGAGTTCTTCAGGCCCACTCTTGGCTCTTCTGATTTGTTCCCAGTTTCTCATCTCCACACAGGTGAAGTTGAGGATAGCATCATGTCTTGCCAGCATTCTTGCGATGGTTCTGTAGCCGTCGCGATCGTTCAGGTTGTAGTAGCCTGCAGTTAGCTCTGCTGCATGGTTGTCGTCTTTGTACCACCAGTGGATGCCGGAGACCTGCGATGCAAGTGGTGGGATTACAGTGAAGGCAACACGGAGAGGGCTTCCTAATTGCGTTGAGACAGTGCAATGGGACACTTGCTTTGGCTGCAAGCTTGAGTTTGCAGCCTAGGAAGGCCTCATTAGCTGCATCAAGAATCTGGTCTCCATGCATTAGTAGCTTGTTCGAGTACCAAGTCAGGAAGAAGCTTCCTTTTTCCGTGAGATATGTCCCATTCTTCGCCGCGAAGAACTTGGTCTTCGTCGGCTTGTCGTTGTATTCTCCTGCATCATCTGGCAAATCCCATTCAGGGTGTCCTGCCATTGTTGCGTCCTCTTTGAACTCTTCCTTCATGTACTTGTCATAACACTACAAAACATGCTTCAGTCATCCTCTTCTCCAGTTTCTGGAAGAGGTTTATTAGCTAACCAAAACTGAAGACACTGTACAAGTAGCGATCACAGTGAGCTCTTACCTGAAACTCTCCAATGCCTGGAAAAACCCATCCCTGTGCTTCAGGGTAGGAGGGGTACCTCAATTCTCCGGCAGGGCCAAGACCCACCTCTATGTCTGTGATAATACCAGCATCCAAGAAATCTGCCATGTTTGCTCTGAAGCTCTTCATGAAGTCACTGTAAAGCTGCAAACAAGAAACAAGATAGTCCCTGCATCCACAACTTCTTCAAGCGGACTAAAGGTCACGAAGAATGATGGTTTGCAGCTCTAACCTCCACAGCAGTGCGGCCATCAAATATGGGCTGGCTGTCTACCCCAACGGTGAGGTACTCTCGATTCCTCGTGCCACTTCTGTTGGTGTAGTAGATATCTGGGTCCGACTCGCCGACATCGCGAACCCAACGCGGCAACGGGATGTCGACGGCGTCGCCGATGTTTCCACCGCACCGATGGAACGACATGATGGCCTGCAACTTTAGCCCTTCTTCCTCCACCATGTGGAACAGCTCCCTGTATGCGCTCCAGTCGTAGCATTTCGCGCCCTCGGCTTCGACGATTCCCCACCAAACGTCCACCATGACGCCGTCGACATCGGCGGCACGCAACTGCCGTAGCTGCCGCCGCAGTTCTTCCTGCTTCTCCAACACGTTGCTGACGGAGATGACATCCAACTGTTGGGCAGTCTCAGATCAAAGACCGTAATGTCACTGCTGCTGGGCCAATTAACGAAGAACAACTTACCGGGATCATCACGAACACCGGCACGTAGTTTGCCAGCATCTTCTCCTTGTCTGTGCGACAGTCTGCTCTCTGCATGGAGTTCAGTGTGGCGGAAGCGCCTCAGATCCATCCTTAGCTTGGCTTGAGTACAAAGACATGAACAGAGTATATATCGAGCAGAACATCTACTTCGATCTACTGCAATGACATGAATGGACGAGTTCTTACTGTCATGACTAAACCGTACCTCAAGATCAGAAACCATGGTTGGAGCAGCAGAGGTCACGGTTTGAGGTGCAGTAACTCTCTTAAAAGGTCCATCTGAGGAGAATCTCCCACCAAATTCTATCTTCTCCATCTTTCTCGATCCGCCCACAGGAGCCAGTTCATGCCCTCCGTGCCGCCGGCGGAGCTCTGTCCTCGCCGGCGATGACCTCTCTAGATGAGGTAGGCTTGCATAGGAGATGCTTGTCATCAGGAATAGCAAGCTCTTGCAGCACGGAGAACTCAATGCAATTGCTCTGTTCTCAACATGGACTCTTACCAACACCCAACAGAGAATGGGTGGTGTGGATGATCTCAGCTTGGATttgtctctctttctttctctaaaAGAAATGAAAATTTATCGTTCACATATTATTGTTCGAACAAGAAATTTTTCCGAGCTCATATATTCCTTTCCTCCAAATTCGAGAAGGGCTCAAACTATCACTAAATAATGCACGAACGATATGAACAAccaatgatttgatttgatgaaACAACTAATGCATTCAACATATTAAGTCCGAATAATTGGACTTAATACAACAAAAAACCTTTATTAGTAattaaacaaacttaaaaatactgCATTACGACAAATATGAGACAGTTTTACGTCATGAAACCCATAATAATTGCAATTACATCACCTTTTTGTTACTACATCGACAAGAGACCGATCACTACAGTTCGCAGGCTCGAACGACAGctttccaccggcgaggtcatagACGAGATGCATGTTCTGCTGCTGGAAGTTGCCCAAGATGGAGAGGTTGAACGGAGACCCGAAGATTGCCAAGCACAACAATCCAGCACTGGAATTCACAACGAAGTAGTTCGCCGCCGGGAAGTCCATATCAGCGCCATCCAAATGGAAAACCAAGATCGGCACTGCCACCCCACTTGCATCCGGTGGCAAGGAGAAGCAGAGATCATACCCGGCCACGGTCGCCACCGGTAGATCGATCTGAGACACAAGCGCTTGCTTCAACATCGCGTGAGCTGGATCCGTCAACAGGGTAAAGGTGGTGCCGGAATCAATGACCAAGCCGCCGGTCCCGTTCGATTGGAGCGCAAGGGTTGTGTTCGGTATCGGTAAGAGGGTTGCACCGACCGAGATCCCTTGCAAGGAGAGGTAGTATAGGGGAGAAGGGACGTTGACGAACGGCGTGGAAGAAGCCTGTGGGCTCGGATTTGCCGAAGAGCCAAAGAGCAGAGCGGTGGTTGTGTCGTCAGAAGCGAAGCAATAGGAGAATCTTTCTTCACCGAGCTGGGACACCAGTGACAATGGCCCCCTCGCCATTCCCAGGATCCCGGCAGAGTTAGAGAAGAAGGGTGAGTTCTCCGCTCCAACCTCGCTCACGGTGCTGCACCCGAAGGCGATGCCGGTGACCGCCGCCGGATCGGCTGCGCCGAAGGTGAAGGTCTCGGTGCCGAGAACACCTTTGGTGTACGAAGTATCGCCGTAGGAGTAGCTGTAGTGGCAATCAGGAGAGCAGGAGAAGCGAGGGAGAGTCTGGCACTGGGGACTGGTGCAGGGGAGAGCGGCGTAGGTGAGAGACTCGGAGGGCTGAGAGAAGCACTGGGTCCAAACCAGGTCGCTACCGGTGTCGAGCATGGCCGAGAAGACGAGGGGCGGGGTGCCGATGGCGAGGTCCACGAGGTAGCCGGCGCTGCTCCAACGGACAGGGAGCTGGACACCGGTCTGCGTGGCCTGCAGGCTCGCCTTGCGAAGCATTGCCGCTTGACGGAGTAACTCCAACCTGGAGAAGTTCCCTTCGTGGGAGTCGATGCAGGGGAACTGCGCCGTGCCCGGCGCGAAAGACGGGAGCACGGCCACGAAAAGCAGCagcaggagcagcggcggcggtggcatCCTCGTCGACGACTGTAGCCTTTCTTCTGCTATTCTCTCAATATAAGGAGAGATTCTACCTCTATTTATAGCGTCAAACTCCTAAGACGTTTCAATAGTTCCCAATTCGATTTCCTAGTTTATTTAGGAGTCAATCTTATGGTTTCCTACTAACCTAATTAGTATTACATCTCTACGGAGTAATCATGTTTTCCTAACCCGACTCATCAATGACAATGCTAAATCTAATTGCATTCTTGCAGACACTAAAGATTCACAGGTAATCGCCGTTTATTTAGGAAACATGCAATGTTACAGACACAGACTCGTCGAAATGAGATATAGCAGTGAGAAAACAGGACGATTCACAAGCCGTTTGAGTTGTCTGCTCCAACCTTGTTCCTGGTGCCACACTCGAAGGCGACGCCGGTGACGGCCACCGGATCGCTGCCTGCTCCGAGTGTGAAGGCCTCGGTGCCGAGAACACCATCGGTGTACGTAGTGTCGGCGTAGGAGTAGTAGTTGTAATGGCAATTAGCTGGGGAGCATGGGAGAGCCTGGCACTGCTTGCAGGGGAGTGTGGTGTAGGTGTGAGACTTGGAGGGGTCGTAGATGGGCATGGGCTGAGAGAAGCACTGGGTGTAAGGCTCGCACGCTGCCGGTGGCAAAGTGCCGATGGCGAGGTACGTTGCGCCGCTCGCTGGAGGAGCTCCAGCTTGGAGAAGTTCCCCTTTCGGAGTCGATGTAGCGGAGCTGAACCGGACGTTGGCCGGCCACGAAGAGCAGAAGCAGCGGCAGCAAGAGCTGCGGAGATGGCGGCATCCTTTCCATGGAAGAGGACGAGGTGAGGGGGGAAGGTCAAACCTTTAATCGACCAACACGTTGGTCAATTCCAAACGAGCCCATTCAAAGGTTCACGTCATAAATCAAACGCATCCAGCCAAATTAATTGACCAAAAATATTATGTCCTCACATTGGATGTACATAATTGAATCGGATGATTCGTAATTCAATATGTTTAGCATTCGGAAGAACTCGATTATGGAGTCGATTTCCATCACGGAGTACAACACAACAACTCATCAGTTGCATGACAAGTAGCCGAACGCCATGAGCACAGAGAGACAGCAAAATGGGCGTAACAGATGGGAAGAAGCAGGACACGATTCACAGCTTATCGCATTGTGCCGGCGCGAAGGACAGCGTCTTCCCGGCGACGTCGTAGAGTATGTGCATGTTCTGCTGCTGGAAGTTGCCAAAGATCGACACGGGATCACTGCTGGGATTCATTGCCAAGCACATCACTCCCGCCTCCATGTCCACGACCATGTAGTTGGGCATCGGCAAAACCATGTCGGCGCCACTGAAGTGGAATGTCATGTCCGGCAGCTGGGGAACCTCACCAGATTTCAACTGGAAGCAGGTGTCAAACCATGGGATATCGTTCGCGGGTGGCAGATCCACCACAGACCGGAGTTCTTGTTGGACGAGCTCGAGAGCAGCTCGTGGCAGAGTTGTGAAAGTAGTGCCGGagtcgatgaagatattattagCGAAAGTATCGGATGGAATCGGCAGCAGGGTTGCACCGATTGATATCCCTCGCAGATCCAGGAAGTAGTAGGAATCAGCAACCAGTGGCGTCGATCGAATCGCCGATGCCGGTTCTTTCAAGTCTGCGAAAGATCCGAGCAGTAGAGTGCCGGTAGAAGACAGGTCATCGATCGAGGTGAGGCAATAGGAGAACTTCCCGAAGCCGAGCTGCGACACCAGAGACAGCGACCCCGGGCCGAGTCCGACGAGGCCGGAGCTGTAGAAGGGGGTATTGAAAGAGTTGTTGTACCCACAACCAAACGTGATATCGGGGATGGGATCGCCGGAGCCGAAGGTGAAGGTCTCGGTGGAGAGCACTCCCTCGGTCCAGGAGGAGTCCATATAGTCGTAGTGGTATATACACGCCGTCGTGCATGTGGAAGGAAGGGCCGTGCAGTAGGAATCGGTGCACGGCGACGCTGAGTACGTAGAAGAATTGGAGGGATCGTACTGAAGAGGCGAATGGGGGAGGCATTCGACGCATGGTTGGCACTGAGCCCAGACGAGGTCGCTGCCGGTGTCCATGATGGCCGAGAAGGGCAGAGCCGGCGTGCCGATGGCGAGGTCCATCATGTACTCGCCCAAACCGTCGTGCACCGTGGCTCGGGCGTCGATGCCGGAGACCGTAAGCATTTCTCCGATGGCATCCATTCTGTGCTGGCTACGTCGCATGGCGCGCCGGTAGCGTTCCGACGCGGTGAACTCGCCATTGGAGTCGACGTGGGTGAGGGTGGCGCGGATGCCGCTCGGCGCAGGACAGGCCAGCGGGACATGCAAGAGGAAGAAAACTAGAAGACACGGCAGTAATTCCATCGTGTTGAAGATGATGATGGTGTATCGAACGAGGTATGAATGCACATATGTATACTGCTCCATATCGTGAGTTC of the Musa acuminata AAA Group cultivar baxijiao chromosome BXJ2-10, Cavendish_Baxijiao_AAA, whole genome shotgun sequence genome contains:
- the LOC135624587 gene encoding beta-amylase-like isoform X1 — its product is MTSISYASLPHLERSSPARTELRRRHGGHELAPVGGSRKMEKIEFGGRFSSDGPFKRVTAPQTVTSAAPTMVSDLERADCRTDKEKMLANYVPVFVMIPLDVISVSNVLEKQEELRRQLRQLRAADVDGVMVDVWWGIVEAEGAKCYDWSAYRELFHMVEEEGLKLQAIMSFHRCGGNIGDAVDIPLPRWVRDVGESDPDIYYTNRSGTRNREYLTVGVDSQPIFDGRTAVELYSDFMKSFRANMADFLDAGIITDIEVGLGPAGELRYPSYPEAQGWVFPGIGEFQCYDKYMKEEFKEDATMAGHPEWDLPDDAGEYNDKPTKTKFFAAKNGTYLTEKGSFFLTWYSNKLLMHGDQILDAANEAFLGCKLKLAAKVSGIHWWYKDDNHAAELTAGYYNLNDRDGYRTIARMLARHDAILNFTCVEMRNWEQIRRAKSGPEELVRQVFSAAWREGIEVACENALSRYDRRGYNQILKNARPNGVSRNGRPKLRVLAMTYLRLSDELLKRINFNVFRLFVRKMHADQEYCADPWKYFKPITPVERSKPEIPMDEILEATETMKPYPFDPETDMSVGGAFADVVDAALRILTSSFN
- the LOC135624587 gene encoding beta-amylase-like isoform X2; its protein translation is MQRADCRTDKEKMLANYVPVFVMIPLDVISVSNVLEKQEELRRQLRQLRAADVDGVMVDVWWGIVEAEGAKCYDWSAYRELFHMVEEEGLKLQAIMSFHRCGGNIGDAVDIPLPRWVRDVGESDPDIYYTNRSGTRNREYLTVGVDSQPIFDGRTAVELYSDFMKSFRANMADFLDAGIITDIEVGLGPAGELRYPSYPEAQGWVFPGIGEFQCYDKYMKEEFKEDATMAGHPEWDLPDDAGEYNDKPTKTKFFAAKNGTYLTEKGSFFLTWYSNKLLMHGDQILDAANEAFLGCKLKLAAKVSGIHWWYKDDNHAAELTAGYYNLNDRDGYRTIARMLARHDAILNFTCVEMRNWEQIRRAKSGPEELVRQVFSAAWREGIEVACENALSRYDRRGYNQILKNARPNGVSRNGRPKLRVLAMTYLRLSDELLKRINFNVFRLFVRKMHADQEYCADPWKYFKPITPVERSKPEIPMDEILEATETMKPYPFDPETDMSVGGAFADVVDAALRILTSSFN
- the LOC135625703 gene encoding aspartic proteinase nepenthesin-1-like, whose amino-acid sequence is MPPPPLLLLLLFVAVLPSFAPGTAQFPCIDSHEGNFSRLELLRQAAMLRKASLQATQTGVQLPVRWSSAGYLVDLAIGTPPLVFSAMLDTGSDLVWTQCFSQPSESLTYAALPCTSPQCQTLPRFSCSPDCHYSYSYGDTSYTKGVLGTETFTFGAADPAAVTGIAFGCSTVSEVGAENSPFFSNSAGILGMARGPLSLVSQLGEERFSYCFASDDTTTALLFGSSANPSPQASSTPFVNVPSPLYYLSLQGISVGATLLPIPNTTLALQSNGTGGLVIDSGTTFTLLTDPAHAMLKQALVSQIDLPVATVAGYDLCFSLPPDASGVAVPILVFHLDGADMDFPAANYFVVNSSAGLLCLAIFGSPFNLSILGNFQQQNMHLVYDLAGGKLSFEPANCSDRSLVDVVTKR
- the LOC135625704 gene encoding aspartic proteinase nepenthesin-1-like, which codes for MEQYTYVHSYLVRYTIIIFNTMELLPCLLVFFLLHVPLACPAPSGIRATLTHVDSNGEFTASERYRRAMRRSQHRMDAIGEMLTVSGIDARATVHDGLGEYMMDLAIGTPALPFSAIMDTGSDLVWAQCQPCVECLPHSPLQYDPSNSSTYSASPCTDSYCTALPSTCTTACIYHYDYMDSSWTEGVLSTETFTFGSGDPIPDITFGCGYNNSFNTPFYSSGLVGLGPGSLSLVSQLGFGKFSYCLTSIDDLSSTGTLLLGSFADLKEPASAIRSTPLVADSYYFLDLRGISIGATLLPIPSDTFANNIFIDSGTTFTTLPRAALELVQQELRSVVDLPPANDIPWFDTCFQLKSGEVPQLPDMTFHFSGADMVLPMPNYMVVDMEAGVMCLAMNPSSDPVSIFGNFQQQNMHILYDVAGKTLSFAPAQCDKL